The following are from one region of the Candidatus Methylomirabilota bacterium genome:
- a CDS encoding VOC family protein, protein MPVTELNHYFVRANDLEKTKEFYCDVLGFSVMPRPPFPFPGYWLGVNGKIQVHMGQDGIDNADLYYLGTPKNAATDHAGVVDHIAFVATEPAAFVRRLRERRIDYQPRSLPEFDLYQIFIKDPNGLTIELNFFGLKDVKDWGGEEYSKMPQVAGTPR, encoded by the coding sequence ATGCCGGTCACCGAGCTCAATCACTACTTCGTCCGGGCGAACGATCTCGAGAAGACCAAGGAGTTCTACTGCGACGTGCTGGGCTTCTCGGTCATGCCCCGGCCGCCCTTCCCCTTTCCGGGCTACTGGCTGGGGGTGAACGGCAAGATCCAGGTGCACATGGGACAGGACGGCATCGACAACGCCGACCTCTACTATCTGGGCACGCCGAAGAACGCGGCCACCGACCACGCCGGCGTCGTGGACCACATCGCCTTCGTGGCCACCGAGCCCGCCGCCTTCGTCCGGCGCTTGCGGGAGCGCAGGATCGACTACCAGCCACGGTCGCTCCCCGAATTCGACCTCTACCAGATCTTCATCAAGGACCCGAACGGCCTCACCATCGAGCTGAACTTCTTCGGCCTCAAGGACGTCAAGGACTGGGGCGGAGAGGAGTACTCGAAGATGCCCCAGGTCGCCGGCACGCCGCGATGA